The genomic DNA ATGAGATAAAGGCGGTCATCCTCTGTAATCAACCAGTTATTATGATTCACATCTCCATGACATACAACAAATTGATCCGTTCGGACGTCATCGATATGTGAGGATAGGTAATCAAGATAAGGCTTGATTTCATCATGGTATTTCGTATTCATATGATTCCTGTTCAGAAGCTCGTCCATTATGGCATCAGGTGTCAACGGCTTAATGCCTATTCTACGTAACATAGATAATAGTTCCTGAGAACGATGAATTTTAGAAAGCAATTGGGCAACCAATTGTTGATTCATATCTGCAGCTTTTAATTCTCGACCGTTCAACCAGTGTTGAGCAGTGATGACGTCTCCGTTCTCTAATCGTTTCGTCCATAATAGCTTCGGAACGATTCCCTCTGCCGATAATACAGCGAGGAACGGTGACGAATTCCTTTTTAAGAAGATCTTCTCTTCTCCGTATTGTGCGATGTAGGCTTCACCGGTTGCACCACCTGCAGGTTTCACCTGCCAGCCGCTTCCAAGTATGTGTTTCAATGCTTTCACCTTCGATTTCATCATTCTATATCTTTATTATCGGCTATAATCCTTCATTTCGAAGTACTCATTAAAGATACTTAATAAAACATAGTTCTGTACAGATATAATATTTTAACACAGAAAGACTCATTTTCGAAGTCAAAATCCCAAACCCATTGCAAAAACTCTTTAGATGACAGTGAATTCCTTAGGCAGGACATGGAGGGAAACAGGGGTCGTACCGGCTACTTCACCATCTGCATGCATGGTGACAGGAACATCTGACTCTACTGTAATTTCCTTTCCACGTAACATTGTCACTTCTTTCATTTTTGTGTGTAACCCAAAAAACACTGTACCAAACAGGAAAAAAAGTTTCACACGACTAAGATTATGGACGACACAAACATCCAGCTGACCATCATCAGGTCGCGCATCAGGACAAATCATCATGCCGCCTCCATAATACTTGATATTGGCCGTGGCGACGAGCCACACATCTTCAAATGCATATTCTTTGCCGTCGACCTTAAGCTTAAGCGCGTATGGCTCATACGTCATGCTTAACTTCAATAACGTGAAGATATAGGAAAGGGAGCCTAATCCGAATTTGTTTAACAGGTCTTTATAATTTGCTTCGTTGGTGCGCTTGGCTACTTCACCATCAAAACCGATCCCGACTGAATTTGCAAAGTAATTCGATTTATGTCGACGTAAACCTGGGCGCAGCTCACCCAGATCATATTGCTTGGAACGGGACATTTTGAAACCCAAAATGTGATTAAGGGCTTCTCCAGGAGATTTAGGGAGCTTAAAACCTCTTGCAAAATCATTTCCTGATCCTGCTGATATGAACCCGATCGGAATATGCATATAATTACGCATGCCATTAACGACTTCATGAATCGTGCCGTCTCCCCCAACCGCGATGATTCCTCTCGTGTTCTCATGATGCATATGTACCATCTGCTGAGCAAGCTCCTTTGCATGACCCTGCTTTTGAGTAAAGAAGCTACGGAAAGGAACATTCCGCTTCTGAAGGTCTGCCTTGACCTTCTTCCAGATTTTTTCTCCTCTCCCATTACCCGACTTCGGATTAATAATAATGATCAGGAATTTTTCCATCAATGAGCCACTCTCTTTCGCATGTCTTTTTCTTTTTTCAACAAAATAGATGGTTTTTCCTCTATTTGTCTCAAATTTTGTAAAATATTCTTGTTAGTTTAGGTGAAAAGAACTATTTTTGTCGATTGCGATTACGATCGGAAAGAACGATGATAGCCTAGATTCAAATGGAAAAGTGACCAGAATTGTCACCAGGCTCCCATTCTGGTCTGAGATAGGCTGTTGTTGCACAGTGCTCTAACATTCTTTTGGCTATTTTTAGTTGGTTGTGTTTAATGGGGCTAGGGTGTTTCTTCATTTTTTCCAACCATTGTTTAAAATTCGTCCGATCAATGACCTGAACAAACGGAGGGATATTCGAACGGTTTACATAAGCATCTGATCCGAGGATTGTATAGGAAACACTCATATCCGTTTCCTCTCCGACGACGGACTCAATAAAATGATTCATGCGCTTGATGGCAGCAACTGGACTGACGATTTTACGACGTTTCGTATCGTTCTCCACCTCCCAAAACCGGTCAAGTGCAGGGTGGATGACTTCCCCTTCTTTTGAGTCAAGCTTGGCAATTGCTTGTACTGTATCCGGTCCAATAAGGATGACATCCAACTGGGCTTCCGCTTTCTTCATCTTAATAATGGGTTTATAAAGAATGAGATAGTTATCAGGAAGCTCGAGCATCAAAAAACGGAGAAAGGGATCCGATTGAAGTTCTTTGCTGATCATCGATTTTTCTCGGATAGTGGTACTCGCCCATTTCAATTGGAACTTGAACAATTCTCTTCTGAAGTTACGCTTTAAAGCAGTAAGCGTAAGAGGTTGTATCTGTGTTCCACTGTTATCCTCTTGACTGCTGACAGGCTCCATCTTTTCCTTCTTCCGGTTTAACGGCCACCATTTTCTCACTGGTGCATCGTCCTCTTGAGGGGTGTCCACTTGATCTTGTTTAGTGTCTTTTTCTTTTTCCCAGCTCGCTTTCAGCCGTTTCCAGCGCTCACTTTTCAAACGGATATATTGTCCCGTATAGCGATACACATCTTTTTCATAACGTGATACACAATCTTCTATTTTAATAAGCTGTGCCATTCATTTACACCTCTTTACAACCAGATGGACATAATAGGAATCAACAGTGATGCGAGGATGGCAGAAAGGGTCATTGCGACTGAACTTATTGCAGCAGCCTGATGCCCATATTCCAGCGCTTTGGAGGTTCCAATGGCATGGGAGGCTGAACCAAGCCCAATTCCTTTTGCCATCTCGTGATCAATTTTGAACCATTTAAATACATATGGAGCAAGCATGACCCCACCTATGCCTGCAATCATGACAAAGGCGACTGCCAAAGAAGGCGTCCCGCCAGTCACGCGGGTGATTTCCATTGCCACAGGTGTGGTCACAGATTTTGGTAATACCGAGAAGACAACATTTTCTTTCATTCCTATCATTCTAGCAAACAAGAAACCTGACCCTATTCCGACGACGACACCACCAAAGATGCTGAATAGCAGTGGGAACATGGATTGCTTGATGACATTCCTGTATAGGTAGAGTGGATAGGCTAATGCAACAACTGCTGGTCCAAGCAATCGATCGACCCATTGGGCACCTACCATATATGAGTCATACGGGATACCGAAGAAGATGAGCACAAGAATGATAGTGCCTGTAGCTGTAATGATCGGAATTGTAAACGGGTGCTTCTTCCATTTATACAGGAAGGTGCCACCAATATAAACGCCAATCGTCATGAAAAGAAATAGGATTGAGTACAAATTAAGATCCATGTTGATCCTTTCTTATTTCACGAAATTTCAACCATGTAAGAAGTTTAGCAGAGAAGACCATGACGAGAAGTGTGCTCAAAATGACAACGGGAATCAACAACAATCCCCTTCCTTGAAAAACGTGCCCGAATTCCATTACGCCGACTGTTACAGGAATGAAGAATAGGGGCAAATGAGCAAGTAAAAACTGACAACCTTCCTGTACCCACTTCAAAGGAAAAAGGTTCGTGACTAACAAGCTGAACAACACAAGCATTCCGATGATGCTGCCTGGTATCGGGAGGTTGAATACATTCTGTATGCCAATTCCGACAAGGTAAATCGCATACAGGAGTAACACCTGTAAGGTTCCAATTACAATCTTAACCACTATTAATCTTCCTTCCCTAAATGGAAGCGATGATAAGGGACATATTTCTGTACCCTTTGAGGATGGATTTCATACAAGAGAATTTCCTCCACAGTCCAACTACTACCTGTTAATTGCGTCGGCTCTGGTAGCTGTTCCGTAATCTCAGCGTTCCCTCCCCACCTTTTTCCAAGGGTGATATGCGGACGAAAAGGTCGATCATCTGTTTTGAAGCCTGCTCGTTCACAGCTCTTTGTTGTTTTCTGTTGTAACTGGGTAAGTGCTGATGATTGTTCGACACCCAACCAACAGACCCGCGGTGTGTTCGGGTTACCAAACACACCAACAGAATCGATAGTCAATTCGAAAGGATGGACGTCGCTCTTTATGTGGTTTATATTTTGAACAAGCTGTTGTGCCTGATCCTCAGACGTTGCACCTAGAAAATTCAACGTTATATGATAATCCCCAGGAGATGTCCATTTTTTCAGTGGAAGAATCGTATTGATTTGCTCCGCATAGCTATGTATCTGATGTTGTAATTCGTAGGGAATTGGTACTGCAAGGAATGTATGTCGTTCCATTTACCGAACCTCCATTTTCTCTATTCATAAGTCTATCAGAAATAGGGAATGACTTGAATGTATACCATTCTGTGAAATTCGTCACCTATGTTTGATCAAGTAATTAGAGCTGTTTACTCGGCTTTGGTATAATGATGAAGAAGTATTGAATGTAAAGGACGTGTTTTTAATGCGTGTTGTTAATAGTATAGCTGAATTAATCGGTGATACTCCTTTTGTTAAATTGAATCGTCTGACGGATCCGAACGGTGCAGATGTTTATGTGAAATTAGAGTACTTTAACCCAAGCGGGAGTATTAAGGATCGCGCCGCTTACAATATGCTTGCTGAAGCTGAAAAAAAGAACCTCTTGAAAGAAGGTTCGACGATCATTGAACCGACATCTGGGAATACCGGTATCGGCCTGGCGATGAATGCCGCTGCTAAAGGCTACAAAGCCATTATCGTGATGCCAGATACGATGACCCAGGAAAGAATCAATCTTCTGAAGGCATATGGTGCCGAGGTTGTCCTGACACCTGGAGATGACAAAATGCCTGGGGCAATTGAAAAGGCGAAGGAGCTAGCTGAAAAAATTCCGAACAGTTTCATGCCGATGCAGTTTGAAAACCCGGCGAACCCTGATGCCCATCGCCATACGACAGCAATGGAGATCCTAGAGGCAGCCAAAGTGATTGGAAAGAACTTCACAACATTCGTCGCACCAGCTGGTACAGGTGGGACGATTACAGGAACAGGAGAGACATTAAAGAAACACATCCCTGATCTTGATATTAAAGTAGTTGAACCTGAAGGCTCCCCTGTCCTATCAGGCGGAAAGCCAGGGAAGCACAAGCTGGTCGGTACGAGTCCCGGTTTTATTCCAGAGATCTTGAACCAAAAGATTTACGATGAAATTATCCGAATTAAGGATGAGGAAGCGATTGAAACAGCAAGAAGCCTTGCGAGCCAAGAAGGGATCCTAGTCGGACCATCCTCTGGTGCTTCTGTGTATGCCGCTCTTCAAGCAGCTAAGAAGCTGACGAATGAGGATGTGGTCATTGCAATGACTTGTGATTCAGGCGAACGATATTTATCAAGTGACCTATTCGATTTTGAAGAAAAATAAAGAGTATAGGAAAGGACCTCCATTGTGGAGGTCCTTTTTTGAGTCATCCTATTTCCGTATCCCTCATGTTTTCTCATTTGTGATAAAGGGTAAACGTTTCTATAAATATGAGTTCGAGAAATATTGTATAAAGGAGTTTTCTGAATGCCTGCTAAAGAAATGGATACATTCAAATGGGAATTGAACCGCATCACCCGAAACTTCACAGAATTGGTGCATAGCTACGAGAAACTGGATCAAGGTGAAAAAGAATACGTGCACCATAATTATCCATTCACTTCAGAGCTTCCAGAATTGAAGAACCTGGTCGCGAAGTGGAATGATTCAATCAGCAGCAACAAGTAAGAGAGGGGAGCATTTTTTCACTCACCCTCTCTTTTTTTATGCAAAAGCCCGCTCAGGCAGGAATCTCAAGTTCACGAGCAAGAGAACCAATCCTATGGTTGTTAATGCACCAAAGAAGAAATAGAGACCGAATAAAGAGAAGGTATCGTAAATGATGCCTCCAATAAAGGTACAGAACCAGCTGCCCAGCCCATTTCCCATCGAACTGTATAAAGCGACAGCCGTCGCCTTTACATCATCCGGGGCAATTTCCCTTACATATTGAAGTGCTGCAGGGATGAACAAGCCAATTGAGAACCCTTGAGCAATCGTAGTTGCATAAACCCCTACTAATGTCGGTTCAGTAAAGTAATAGAACCATCTGATTGCAGAGATAAGCGCTGCCGCAATCAGGATCTTTTCATAGCCGAGCTTCCTGATCCATCCGCCTGAAAATTTCATGAAAGGTGCCTCACTTCCAGCGGCTAATAGAAAGGCGATCCCCACTCCTGCAAGTGTGCCGCCCAACTCTTGAATATATAATCCGAAGAAGAAGTTATTGGAATGAATCGGTCCGAACACTGAAAAAGTCGTCAATAAAAACAGGATGAATTTCGGCATCTTTATCAATTTTACAAAGCCTGTCCGTAAGTCAACCTGCAATGAGTTGCTCTCTTTTGGCATTGAAAGGACAAAGATTGCGCAGATCAACAAGGCCGCTGTAAAGCCGTAGAAGATTAATGTGAGACCGAGCGTTTCAGCTAGTGAGCCCATCACATATACAGACAACGCGAATCCTACTGCACCCCATAACCGGAAGTTTCCATAGTCCTTTTTTTCAGCCATGACATAATTGAGCGTGATACTGTCTGATACCGGAACAATCGCACTCTGGAATGTGGCAAGTAAAATGGAAACAAAAATGAAGCCCCAATACGATTCCAAATATGCAAACGGTAACGCGAGAGCACCACTCAATATAAGCGTTAAGATGAGGACCCCTCTTGGACGCCTTGTATAGTCACAAATCAGCCCCCAAATCGGTTGAGCCACAATCATCACCACGGGACTGACGGACATGATGATCCCGATTTGTGTCCCCGTTAATCCGACCTCCTGCTTCAAATAGACACTCAATAACGGAAAAAGCGTACCGAAACCGAAGAAGATGAAAAAATAGAATAAGCTGATGTTCACAGATGTTTTTTCAAAAGAGTACTTCATAGTGTTGTTCTCCTGACTGTGCCGTTGTTGTTCATTACTCTGTCGATTGTATCGTACCCATTTGAAATTGG from Pseudalkalibacillus sp. SCS-8 includes the following:
- a CDS encoding diacylglycerol kinase family protein — its product is MEKFLIIIINPKSGNGRGEKIWKKVKADLQKRNVPFRSFFTQKQGHAKELAQQMVHMHHENTRGIIAVGGDGTIHEVVNGMRNYMHIPIGFISAGSGNDFARGFKLPKSPGEALNHILGFKMSRSKQYDLGELRPGLRRHKSNYFANSVGIGFDGEVAKRTNEANYKDLLNKFGLGSLSYIFTLLKLSMTYEPYALKLKVDGKEYAFEDVWLVATANIKYYGGGMMICPDARPDDGQLDVCVVHNLSRVKLFFLFGTVFFGLHTKMKEVTMLRGKEITVESDVPVTMHADGEVAGTTPVSLHVLPKEFTVI
- the thpR gene encoding RNA 2',3'-cyclic phosphodiesterase; this encodes MERHTFLAVPIPYELQHQIHSYAEQINTILPLKKWTSPGDYHITLNFLGATSEDQAQQLVQNINHIKSDVHPFELTIDSVGVFGNPNTPRVCWLGVEQSSALTQLQQKTTKSCERAGFKTDDRPFRPHITLGKRWGGNAEITEQLPEPTQLTGSSWTVEEILLYEIHPQRVQKYVPYHRFHLGKED
- the cysK gene encoding cysteine synthase A; translated protein: MRVVNSIAELIGDTPFVKLNRLTDPNGADVYVKLEYFNPSGSIKDRAAYNMLAEAEKKNLLKEGSTIIEPTSGNTGIGLAMNAAAKGYKAIIVMPDTMTQERINLLKAYGAEVVLTPGDDKMPGAIEKAKELAEKIPNSFMPMQFENPANPDAHRHTTAMEILEAAKVIGKNFTTFVAPAGTGGTITGTGETLKKHIPDLDIKVVEPEGSPVLSGGKPGKHKLVGTSPGFIPEILNQKIYDEIIRIKDEEAIETARSLASQEGILVGPSSGASVYAALQAAKKLTNEDVVIAMTCDSGERYLSSDLFDFEEK
- a CDS encoding LrgB family protein; amino-acid sequence: MDLNLYSILFLFMTIGVYIGGTFLYKWKKHPFTIPIITATGTIILVLIFFGIPYDSYMVGAQWVDRLLGPAVVALAYPLYLYRNVIKQSMFPLLFSIFGGVVVGIGSGFLFARMIGMKENVVFSVLPKSVTTPVAMEITRVTGGTPSLAVAFVMIAGIGGVMLAPYVFKWFKIDHEMAKGIGLGSASHAIGTSKALEYGHQAAAISSVAMTLSAILASLLIPIMSIWL
- a CDS encoding MFS transporter — translated: MKYSFEKTSVNISLFYFFIFFGFGTLFPLLSVYLKQEVGLTGTQIGIIMSVSPVVMIVAQPIWGLICDYTRRPRGVLILTLILSGALALPFAYLESYWGFIFVSILLATFQSAIVPVSDSITLNYVMAEKKDYGNFRLWGAVGFALSVYVMGSLAETLGLTLIFYGFTAALLICAIFVLSMPKESNSLQVDLRTGFVKLIKMPKFILFLLTTFSVFGPIHSNNFFFGLYIQELGGTLAGVGIAFLLAAGSEAPFMKFSGGWIRKLGYEKILIAAALISAIRWFYYFTEPTLVGVYATTIAQGFSIGLFIPAALQYVREIAPDDVKATAVALYSSMGNGLGSWFCTFIGGIIYDTFSLFGLYFFFGALTTIGLVLLLVNLRFLPERAFA
- a CDS encoding phosphotransferase family protein — its product is MKHILGSGWQVKPAGGATGEAYIAQYGEEKIFLKRNSSPFLAVLSAEGIVPKLLWTKRLENGDVITAQHWLNGRELKAADMNQQLVAQLLSKIHRSQELLSMLRRIGIKPLTPDAIMDELLNRNHMNTKYHDEIKPYLDYLSSHIDDVRTDQFVVCHGDVNHNNWLITEDDRLYLIDWDGAVIADPALDLAMLLYWYVPDHEWEEWLRSYGVPLTTALKTRMHWYIVAQTIESIFWHCERNQKEEAQYWLNFLAQLNKQLLH
- a CDS encoding CidA/LrgA family protein, with the translated sequence MVKIVIGTLQVLLLYAIYLVGIGIQNVFNLPIPGSIIGMLVLFSLLVTNLFPLKWVQEGCQFLLAHLPLFFIPVTVGVMEFGHVFQGRGLLLIPVVILSTLLVMVFSAKLLTWLKFREIRKDQHGS